One Algibacter sp. L3A6 genomic region harbors:
- a CDS encoding sodium:solute symporter: METLNWIDWAVLCFTLIAIVAYGTYQTRGSRNVQDYLKGGNTSKWWTIGLSVMATQASAITFLSTPGQAFNDGMGFVQFYFGLPIAMVVICMVFIPLYHRLKVYTAYEFLENRFDLKTRTLTAILFLIQRGLAAGITIFAPAIILSVVLKWDLLTLNIVIGLLVIIYTVSGGTRAVNVTQKHQMVIIFIGMLVAFFLIVSKLPQDITFSKALDIAGASGKMEVLDFSFNLNNRYTFWSGIIGGTFLMLSYFGTDQSQVQRYLSGKSVKEMQLGLIFNGLLKIPMQFFILFVGIMVFVFYQFNEAPVNFNPTATEVVLQSKYADEYKTLQAEQTAIFNDKQNIIKSFLNSDNPDASKYIALANEANDELRKEARDLIDKASESENIKIESNDKDYVFIHFILNNLPRGLIGLLLAVILSAAMSSTASELNALGSTTTIDLYKRNTSEKTEEEMVKASRWFTFAWGIIAIGVACVANLAENLIQLVNIIGSIFYGNVLGVFLLAFFFKFVKGNAVFIGALLTQVIVIALYLLDLNEVINLPFLWLNFVGCAIVISISCIIQILIPNDKSIRS, encoded by the coding sequence ATGGAAACTTTAAATTGGATCGATTGGGCCGTACTTTGCTTTACACTAATAGCCATAGTAGCTTACGGAACATACCAAACACGAGGCAGCCGTAATGTACAAGATTATTTAAAAGGCGGAAACACCTCTAAATGGTGGACTATTGGCTTATCAGTTATGGCTACACAAGCTAGTGCTATCACCTTTTTATCAACACCAGGGCAAGCCTTTAACGATGGTATGGGCTTTGTTCAATTTTACTTTGGCTTACCAATAGCCATGGTAGTTATTTGTATGGTTTTTATACCCTTATACCATAGATTAAAAGTATATACAGCATACGAATTTCTAGAAAATAGATTCGATTTAAAAACAAGAACCTTAACAGCAATTCTATTTTTAATTCAACGTGGTTTAGCAGCAGGAATTACCATTTTTGCTCCTGCTATAATACTTTCTGTGGTTCTTAAATGGGATTTACTCACCCTAAATATTGTTATTGGCTTACTCGTTATTATCTACACCGTTTCTGGTGGTACACGTGCGGTAAACGTCACACAGAAACATCAAATGGTTATTATTTTTATTGGTATGTTGGTGGCTTTCTTTTTAATTGTGAGCAAACTACCGCAAGACATTACTTTTAGCAAAGCACTTGATATTGCAGGAGCTAGCGGAAAAATGGAAGTTTTAGATTTTTCATTCAATTTAAATAATCGTTATACATTTTGGAGTGGTATTATTGGTGGTACATTTTTAATGTTATCTTATTTTGGTACCGACCAAAGCCAAGTACAGCGCTACCTTTCGGGAAAATCGGTTAAAGAAATGCAATTGGGTTTAATTTTTAACGGACTTTTAAAAATACCGATGCAATTCTTTATTTTATTTGTGGGTATAATGGTTTTCGTGTTTTATCAATTTAATGAAGCACCTGTAAACTTTAACCCAACCGCTACGGAGGTTGTGTTACAATCTAAATATGCCGATGAATACAAAACGCTTCAGGCAGAACAAACAGCTATTTTTAACGATAAGCAAAATATTATTAAATCGTTCTTAAATTCTGATAATCCCGATGCTTCAAAATACATTGCATTAGCAAATGAAGCCAATGATGAACTAAGAAAAGAAGCCAGAGATTTAATTGATAAAGCTTCGGAAAGTGAAAACATAAAAATAGAAAGCAATGATAAAGATTATGTATTTATCCATTTCATTCTAAACAATTTACCTCGTGGATTAATCGGTTTACTTTTAGCCGTTATTCTAAGTGCAGCCATGTCTAGCACAGCAAGTGAATTAAACGCTTTAGGCTCTACCACTACCATAGATTTATACAAACGAAATACAAGCGAAAAAACAGAAGAAGAGATGGTAAAAGCATCTCGCTGGTTTACTTTTGCTTGGGGAATAATAGCTATAGGCGTAGCTTGTGTTGCTAATTTGGCTGAAAACTTAATTCAGTTAGTAAACATTATTGGTTCTATATTTTATGGTAATGTTCTTGGTGTTTTTCTTCTAGCATTTTTCTTTAAATTTGTAAAAGGTAATGCCGTATTTATTGGCGCATTATTAACACAAGTTATTGTTATTGCACTATATCTATTAGATTTAAACGAAGTGATTAACCTACCATTTCTATGGTTAAATTTTGTGGGTTGCGCTATTGTAATTTCAATTTCATGTATCATCCAAATACTTATTCCAAATGACAAATCAATCAGAAGTTAA
- a CDS encoding Gfo/Idh/MocA family protein, producing MTNQSEVKTINWGIIGLGNIANKFASDLLTIPNTKLYAVASRSQEKADLFTDKYDATHAYSSYEALVKDKNIDAVYIATPHALHKENTLLCLEHGIAVLCEKPFAMDANEVSTMIAKAKEKNVLLMEALWTYFLPHYQFVLKELKNETYGKLLKMEADFGFHRDFDTSSRLFNKSLGGGSLLDIGIYPIFAALSTLGLPKDMQADATFFENGADSTCSMTFTYPNGETAKLKSTLLEPSPTEAVFYCEHATIKINTMFHMPTTVTVIANGEEKTLDFGYKTIGYNYEAIHFNELIRVGKTESDIMTFDFSEKLINTLDTVRKLIKLEY from the coding sequence ATGACAAATCAATCAGAAGTTAAAACTATAAACTGGGGCATTATTGGCTTAGGAAATATTGCTAATAAATTTGCATCAGATTTATTAACCATTCCAAATACTAAACTTTACGCTGTAGCTTCACGTTCACAGGAAAAAGCAGATTTATTTACTGATAAATATGATGCTACTCACGCTTATAGCAGCTACGAAGCCCTAGTAAAAGATAAAAACATTGATGCTGTATACATAGCAACACCGCATGCTTTACATAAAGAAAACACCTTATTATGCCTAGAACATGGCATAGCCGTTTTATGTGAAAAACCATTTGCGATGGATGCTAATGAAGTTAGCACTATGATAGCGAAAGCCAAAGAAAAAAATGTGTTGCTCATGGAAGCACTTTGGACGTACTTTTTACCACATTATCAATTTGTTTTAAAGGAGCTGAAAAATGAAACTTACGGCAAACTTCTAAAAATGGAAGCCGATTTTGGTTTTCATCGTGATTTTGATACATCGTCTAGATTGTTCAACAAATCTTTAGGTGGTGGAAGTTTATTAGATATTGGTATTTACCCAATTTTTGCAGCATTGTCTACTCTAGGGCTTCCGAAAGATATGCAAGCCGATGCTACTTTTTTTGAAAATGGCGCCGATTCTACGTGCAGCATGACCTTTACTTACCCCAATGGTGAAACTGCTAAACTAAAAAGTACACTTTTAGAACCTTCTCCAACCGAAGCTGTTTTTTATTGCGAACACGCTACCATCAAAATAAATACCATGTTCCACATGCCAACTACAGTCACTGTAATCGCTAACGGGGAAGAAAAAACTTTAGATTTTGGTTATAAAACTATTGGTTATAACTACGAGGCTATTCATTTTAATGAATTAATACGTGTAGGTAAAACGGAAAGTGATATTATGACTTTTGATTTTAGTGAAAAACTTATAAATACTTTAGACACCGTTAGAAAACTTATTAAGCTAGAATATTAA
- a CDS encoding ricin-type beta-trefoil lectin domain protein: MKIIKEQIKKMKNNKMKYISLLCFIIFSLSCSKQEKEVPSLENEPEDTTVVNPPIIQTPSPVIHLADNLDEQDQLGYCIDTRGNGFNEELHAHSCKASGGDVQFVYNEETLQICSVEFTGFCIEMSGGPTEGMSLRLVESDTSSSDQKFIYNEDNGEFVPEDDPTLCLTVGETSAAAGIYMFRSLTLELSSEIEGKFKQWVILE, translated from the coding sequence GTGAAAATTATTAAAGAACAAATCAAAAAAATGAAGAATAATAAAATGAAATATATAAGCTTATTATGTTTCATTATTTTTTCCCTGAGTTGCTCCAAACAAGAAAAAGAAGTTCCATCTCTGGAAAATGAACCTGAGGATACAACGGTTGTAAATCCTCCTATTATCCAAACTCCTTCACCTGTGATTCATCTTGCAGACAATCTGGATGAACAAGATCAACTAGGATATTGTATTGACACGAGAGGTAATGGTTTCAATGAAGAACTACATGCACATTCTTGTAAGGCAAGCGGTGGTGATGTTCAATTTGTTTATAATGAAGAAACACTTCAGATTTGTTCGGTTGAGTTTACTGGTTTCTGTATAGAAATGTCTGGAGGACCTACAGAGGGAATGAGCTTAAGACTTGTAGAAAGTGATACGAGTTCATCCGATCAGAAATTTATTTATAACGAAGATAACGGAGAATTTGTTCCAGAAGATGATCCTACCCTTTGCCTTACTGTAGGTGAAACTAGTGCTGCTGCTGGAATCTATATGTTTCGTTCTCTAACCTTGGAACTATCTTCTGAAATAGAAGGAAAATTTAAACAATGGGTGATCCTTGAGTAA
- a CDS encoding SRPBCC family protein: protein MPKIKLQTKIKATRNIVFDLSRSIDLHKISTEHTNEEAIAGKTSGLIGMNESVTWRAKHFGVYQNLTSKITEYNRPKYFTDQMVKGAFKEFKHEHHFEELNDETLMTDLFYYKSPFGMLGEIADKLFLKKYMIELLTERNRIVKQFAESERWKEIISK from the coding sequence ATGCCAAAAATCAAACTTCAAACAAAGATAAAAGCTACTAGAAACATAGTATTTGATCTCTCGCGAAGTATCGATTTACACAAAATTTCAACGGAACACACAAACGAAGAAGCCATCGCAGGAAAAACGAGTGGATTAATAGGAATGAACGAAAGCGTAACGTGGAGAGCAAAACACTTTGGTGTTTATCAAAACTTGACTTCCAAAATCACCGAGTACAACCGACCAAAATACTTTACAGACCAAATGGTAAAAGGGGCTTTCAAAGAATTTAAACACGAACATCACTTTGAGGAATTGAATGATGAGACTTTAATGACAGACCTTTTTTATTACAAATCCCCTTTTGGAATGCTAGGTGAAATAGCTGATAAGTTGTTCCTCAAAAAATATATGATTGAATTACTCACTGAACGAAATCGCATTGTAAAGCAGTTTGCGGAATCTGAAAGGTGGAAAGAAATAATATCTAAATAA
- a CDS encoding bifunctional aldolase/short-chain dehydrogenase, translated as MSILTKKFKHVDYLWDDAKASALGDDQVALFLYRSNILGADLRITNYGGGNTSCKTMEKDPLTNEEVEVMWVKGSGGDIGTLTRSGIAGLYTERLRDLKNVYGGLEDEDRMVGLFNHCIYDLDSKAPSIDTPLHGLLPFAHIDHLHPDALIAVAAAQDSEKVTKEIWGDTMGWVPWQKPGFDLGLQLEKCLADNPGIRGIVLGSHGLFTWGDTSYKSYINSLEVIEMASEYIEKKMEEKGSIFGGQKVESLPKEERFEKAVQIMPLLRGLCASENRMIGHFSDNDVVMEYINSNDLERLAPMGTSCPDHFLRTKIQPLVLKLDKNEDLSDVDAILKKLEPAFEAYRQEYVDYYNTCKKDNSPAIRDANPVIIIYPGVGMFSFAKNKQTTRVASEFYINAINVMRGAEAITAYTSLPRQEAFDIEYWLLEEAKLQRMPKEQPLSRKVALVTGAGGGIGKAIADKLAAEGANVVLTDINEESLITAHSTYKRDASTYAICDVTNTESIASAYKKAVIEFGGVDIVVHSAGLAISKALEDTTDKDWNILQNVLVKGQFDLAQQATEIMRKQALGGDYIAIASKNGLVAGPNNVAYGTAKAAQQHMVRLLAAELGKDKIRVNTVNPDGVIVGSKIWEGAWAAGRAKANGITVEELPAFYAKRNLLNEIITPADIANGVFSLVAILDKSTGNIINVDGGMANAFVR; from the coding sequence ATGAGCATACTTACAAAAAAATTTAAACACGTAGATTATTTATGGGATGATGCTAAAGCTTCTGCTTTAGGAGACGACCAAGTAGCCTTATTTCTATATCGGTCTAATATTTTAGGAGCCGACCTAAGAATTACAAATTACGGTGGTGGTAACACTAGCTGTAAAACCATGGAAAAAGACCCATTAACAAATGAAGAGGTTGAAGTAATGTGGGTAAAAGGTTCTGGTGGCGATATTGGAACTTTAACACGCTCAGGAATTGCAGGTTTATATACCGAAAGATTACGCGATTTAAAAAATGTTTACGGCGGTTTAGAAGATGAAGATAGAATGGTGGGGTTATTTAACCACTGTATCTACGATTTAGATAGTAAAGCTCCATCTATTGATACGCCGCTTCACGGTTTATTACCATTTGCTCATATTGATCACTTACACCCAGATGCACTTATTGCTGTTGCCGCGGCTCAGGATAGTGAAAAAGTTACCAAAGAAATTTGGGGAGACACTATGGGTTGGGTGCCATGGCAAAAACCAGGATTCGATTTAGGGTTACAGTTAGAAAAATGCTTAGCCGATAATCCTGGAATTAGAGGTATTGTTTTAGGTTCTCATGGTTTATTTACTTGGGGAGACACATCATACAAATCTTATATCAATAGTTTAGAAGTTATCGAAATGGCTTCGGAATATATTGAGAAGAAAATGGAAGAAAAAGGTTCTATTTTTGGAGGTCAAAAAGTAGAAAGCTTACCAAAAGAAGAACGTTTTGAAAAAGCAGTGCAAATCATGCCTTTATTAAGAGGTTTATGCGCTTCGGAAAATAGAATGATTGGACATTTCTCTGATAACGATGTGGTTATGGAGTACATAAACAGTAACGATTTGGAACGCTTGGCACCTATGGGAACCTCTTGTCCAGATCACTTTTTAAGAACCAAAATTCAGCCTTTAGTATTAAAATTAGATAAAAACGAAGATTTATCTGATGTTGATGCCATTTTAAAGAAATTAGAACCTGCTTTTGAAGCTTACAGACAAGAATATGTAGATTACTATAATACTTGTAAAAAAGATAATAGTCCTGCCATTCGTGATGCAAACCCAGTAATTATTATTTATCCTGGTGTTGGTATGTTTAGTTTTGCAAAAAATAAGCAAACTACACGTGTTGCTAGTGAGTTTTATATAAATGCTATTAACGTAATGCGTGGTGCAGAAGCTATTACAGCTTATACATCTTTACCAAGACAAGAAGCTTTTGATATTGAATATTGGTTGCTAGAAGAAGCCAAATTACAACGTATGCCAAAAGAGCAACCTTTATCTAGAAAAGTAGCCTTAGTTACTGGTGCTGGTGGTGGTATTGGCAAAGCTATTGCAGATAAATTAGCTGCAGAAGGAGCCAATGTTGTACTTACAGATATTAACGAAGAAAGCTTAATTACAGCGCATTCTACATACAAAAGAGATGCATCGACTTATGCTATTTGCGATGTAACTAATACAGAATCTATTGCATCTGCTTACAAAAAAGCAGTTATTGAGTTTGGTGGTGTAGATATCGTGGTGCATAGCGCCGGTTTAGCAATTTCTAAAGCTTTAGAAGATACAACAGATAAAGATTGGAACATTCTACAAAACGTTTTAGTGAAAGGTCAATTCGACCTAGCACAACAAGCTACTGAGATAATGCGTAAACAAGCCCTTGGTGGAGATTACATTGCTATTGCAAGTAAAAACGGTTTAGTTGCTGGCCCAAATAATGTAGCATATGGTACTGCAAAAGCAGCACAACAACACATGGTGCGTTTATTAGCTGCCGAATTAGGAAAAGATAAAATTAGAGTAAACACCGTAAACCCAGATGGTGTTATTGTGGGTAGTAAAATTTGGGAAGGTGCTTGGGCCGCAGGTCGAGCTAAAGCCAATGGTATTACTGTAGAGGAGCTTCCTGCTTTTTATGCAAAAAGAAATTTATTAAATGAAATAATAACTCCCGCAGACATTGCTAACGGTGTATTCTCTTTAGTTGCAATACTTGATAAATCTACAGGAAATATTATAAACGTTGACGGAGGCATGGCTAATGCTTTTGTAAGATAA